One Skermanella sp. TT6 genomic window, CTCCTCTCTCAAACATAGCCGATCCGGCAGGGCGGGTCGTCCCGAAGCGCCAGTTCCTCACCCAGCCACCGGCACAGGGATGGCGCATCCGCTGCGTCTCCTTGGAATTCCATGCGGCGCCGGACGACGGCGTAATCCGCGCAGGTCAGTCCTCCCGAGCCCGCGAGATCGCGCGGCGGCTCAAGGCCGAAGAAAAACCTGAACCGCTGCGCGGGGAGTTCCCGGCCGGGGCACGGCATCGTATCCTGCCCCGTCGCTCCGCTCCCCTCCAGGGACGGCAACCGAAGGCCCGGGATGGTCAAGCGGCGGAGAGGTGCGAAGTGCTCGCCGCCGCCACCGGGGCGACACCCTTGATCGGTCATCTGCCGCCCAGCCAGCGGAGCAGGTCGTCCGGTGTCATCATCGCGATCTGCGCCCTCGAGAGCCGCCGCTTGCCCTTCGGCAGCGTTCCCGCCCGGGGGCGTTCCTCCTGCCCCTGATCGTCCGTCAGGAGCCTGGCGCAGGCCGCGGCACCGCTACTCCGGTCGAAGCGGACCCCGTGTTCCCCCGCCGCGTCCCCATGGGTCCAGGCGAGGAACGCCTCGAACAACAGCTCCGTCCAGAGCGCGTCCCGGTTCGGGAACAGCCGCCCGGGCTCCCGCGCGGCGCTGCGGCAGGCGTAGCCTCCGGGCACCCTGACGGGCTCCGCTTCGAAGATCCTGACGACCTTCCGGCCGGCGCCTGCCGGTTCGGCAAAAACCACGATGGCCGCGCGGGTCAGCACCGCCGACAGGTCCGGCGACGAGGTCGGGAACACCAGGTCGATCCGGCGGTCCGTCCGGCGCGCGATCCCGAGCGGCGCCGGAAACCGGAAGCGGGCCTGTGCGTACCAGGCGAGGAACGCGCGCCGGATCCTGGGACGCACCGCCAAGCGATCATCTCCTCTCCGTCGTGCCGCGTCCGGACTCAGCCGGCGGCGGCCAAAGCCTCTCCACGCAGCGGGTCGGGAAGCGCTGCCCGCCGGCGCGCCTGCGCCGGATCGAGGCCGAGCGACCATTCGTAGGCCCGGCACAGCGTGTTCACCAGGCGCATCTGCTCGATCGTGGCGCACTGGACCTCCAGCAGGCGCGGACTGGCGACGACGACGGCGAGGCTGCGGGCGCGCGACAGCGCGACGTTCAGGCGGTTGCGCGAGAACAGGAACTCGATGTCGCGCGGCAGGTCGTCGCCGCTCGACGTCGTCATCGAGACGATCACCACCTCGGCCTCTTGGCCCTGGAAGCGGTCGACCGTGCCGACCCGGGCGCCGGACGGCAGGATCTCCGCCAGATGGTTGACCTGCACGTTGTAGGGGGCCACCACGAGCACGTTGTCCGGCCCGAAGGCGTGGATGCGGCCGTGGCGGTCGCGGTAGCGCTGCCCCATCAGGCTCGTCCAGACCGACCGCACCAGCTCGGCCTCCTCGGGCGAGCGCTGCGTCCGCCCCTCGTGCGCGGCTGGCACAAAGCGCACGCCCGCAGGCGCCAGGGCAGGGTGGGCGCCGGGTCCGAGTTCCAGGACCTGGAACGCGGTTCCCGGTGCGGCATTCAGCCGGCCGTCGTAGATCGTTTCCGAGACCCAGCCGCACACGGCGGGGTGCATGCGGTGGCTGGCGTCCAGGAAGACGCCGCGGTCGGGCGGCACCGTTGCCCGGCCGCCGAGCAGGTGCTCGAGGACGCCGGCCCCCGATCCTCCCGGATGCGTGCCCTGGACCGGCTGGCTCAGCTGCATCTGGTCGCCGACCAGCACGATGTTGCTCGCACTGGTCCCCATGGCGACGAGGTTGGCGAGCGACACCTGTCCCGCCTCGTCGACGAACAGCGTGTCGATCCTGCCCTCCAGCTCCGGGCGCGCCAGCAGCCACGCCGTGCCGGCGACCAGCCGGGCGCCGGCGTCGATGGCATCATCGACCTCGGCGTTGTTGAAGACGTCCTCGATCAGCCTGCCGTTCAGGGCGGAGCCGTCGTCGGGCGCGGACTTCTTGACGCCGCGGAAAGTGAAGCCGGTGTCGGCCGCGAGCCTCTCGACGGCGGCCAGTAGGTTATTGATCGCCTTGTGCGAATTCGATGACACGCCGACGCGCCGGCCGCGCCGGAGCAGGTCGAGGATGGCGTGGCTCGCCGTGTAGGTCTTGCCGGTGCCGGGCGGGCCCTGGACGACCAGGTAGCTCCCGTCCAGCGCCGCAATGGCCGCGACGCTGCCCTCGAGCAGGCCGGAACCGGCGGCAACCACCGGGGCTCCCGGCGCGCGGCCGGCTAACCGGGGCGGCTCGCGCCGGAGGATCGCCTCCAGCGCCGCGAACCGGCCGTCGCCGGCCGCGACGCTGCCGGCGAAGCGCCGGATCGCGGCGCGCAGCACCGTGTCCTCGACGGGGAGCGGCGGCCCGAGGCAGAGGTCGGACGGCAGCGGCTCCTGCCGGGTTCCGCGCCGGATCACCACCGTGCCGCCGCGGAGATCCAGGCTTTCGATCGTCCCGGCCGGGCGCCCGGTGGCGGCGACCGTCGGCTTGGCGCCGGCGCGCAGCTTCGTGTCCTGCGGCGGAAAGCGGTATGTATAGAGAAGGGAGCGGCCCGCGGGGGCCGGGCGGCCGTCGAGAATGAGTGCGCCCAGGCACTCGGCATCGTCGACCAGTTCGTCCTCGGCGCGCGTCTGGCGGTCGAACAGGGCCCACCAGTCCGGCTTCTGGGCGCGCCGGTGAAACTCCGCGAGGTCGGCGATCAGCCGGCGGACCGGCAGCTCCCCGTCAGGCGCGCCGCCGAGGAGCAGGGCATCCAGCGCCTGCCGCTCGGCCTCCGCCGCCCGCTGCCTTTCCAGCGCCGCCGCGTCCGCACCGTCCGGTTCCGCGTCGAACCACCCAAGCCCTGCCGGACGGATCGACACCAGCCAGTCGCGCAGCCCGGCCGTCGACCGGCAGTCCACCGCGTTGTAGTCCTCGATCCGCCTCAGCAGGGAGTCGTCGCCACCCCGCCGCCACTCCTCGTAGGCCACGATGCTGTCGGCGGCGTTGGCGACGTCGCCGCCGCGCGGCCCCAGATAGAAGCGCTCGATGTTCTTGAGCGAATATCCCGGCTCCGAGGTGCGGATCGCCTCGCGCACCACCGCGTAGAGGTCGACGAAGCGGTGCCGGCGCAGCATCCCGTCGAGCGCCGCCTCGCGGCTGCCGTGGCTCATCGCGAGGCGCTTCAGCGCCGTCACCTCGTAGTGGTTGTAGTGGTAGATGAAGGCGTCCGGGTGACGGGCGAGGTGG contains:
- a CDS encoding TM0106 family RecB-like putative nuclease yields the protein MRRYRGNILLSAGDLVTFVGCRHASALDRRALDEDLERTADDAALRLLQERGIEHERAFRDDLVRRGLRVVEIPAGPDLAERVRLTLAALRSGADVVYQGALLDGGWHGFADFLIRTDDGVAGGYGYEVADTKLARTAKPRHVVQLAVYTELLARVAGATPRLMRVRLGSGEEAVVPFLDVAAYVRHARARLEDFLSGGTPAGTTAEPCAQCDVCHWRGTCLDAWDGADHLSLVANIRRTQIRRLSAAGIGTVAALAALPETAAVPGMTEEALRRLRSQAALQVSVRGRDDRRWEPLPAGPGRGFGRLPAPTAHDLFFDMEGDPLYPGGLEYLFGVQAGDTATGRFHAFWGHDRAGEKRAFEAFMDFAEDHLARHPDAFIYHYNHYEVTALKRLAMSHGSREAALDGMLRRHRFVDLYAVVREAIRTSEPGYSLKNIERFYLGPRGGDVANAADSIVAYEEWRRGGDDSLLRRIEDYNAVDCRSTAGLRDWLVSIRPAGLGWFDAEPDGADAAALERQRAAEAERQALDALLLGGAPDGELPVRRLIADLAEFHRRAQKPDWWALFDRQTRAEDELVDDAECLGALILDGRPAPAGRSLLYTYRFPPQDTKLRAGAKPTVAATGRPAGTIESLDLRGGTVVIRRGTRQEPLPSDLCLGPPLPVEDTVLRAAIRRFAGSVAAGDGRFAALEAILRREPPRLAGRAPGAPVVAAGSGLLEGSVAAIAALDGSYLVVQGPPGTGKTYTASHAILDLLRRGRRVGVSSNSHKAINNLLAAVERLAADTGFTFRGVKKSAPDDGSALNGRLIEDVFNNAEVDDAIDAGARLVAGTAWLLARPELEGRIDTLFVDEAGQVSLANLVAMGTSASNIVLVGDQMQLSQPVQGTHPGGSGAGVLEHLLGGRATVPPDRGVFLDASHRMHPAVCGWVSETIYDGRLNAAPGTAFQVLELGPGAHPALAPAGVRFVPAAHEGRTQRSPEEAELVRSVWTSLMGQRYRDRHGRIHAFGPDNVLVVAPYNVQVNHLAEILPSGARVGTVDRFQGQEAEVVIVSMTTSSGDDLPRDIEFLFSRNRLNVALSRARSLAVVVASPRLLEVQCATIEQMRLVNTLCRAYEWSLGLDPAQARRRAALPDPLRGEALAAAG